The Brassica oleracea var. oleracea cultivar TO1000 chromosome C7, BOL, whole genome shotgun sequence sequence GATTATGTCAAACATGATGNNNNNNNNNNNNNNNNNNNNNNNNNNNNNNNNNNNNNNNNNNNNNNNNNNNNNNNNNNNNNNNNNNNNNNNNNNNNNNNNNNNNNNNNNNGAGAGTTGACGAAGTCTCTGGTATACAACATACTCGTATTAGAGACAGTCTTATTTCTTCTTCAAGTGGTCTTGTTAGCAATAAGGTACATATAACTTTTTTCTTTGTTAAATATAAATATATAAGAGTTTAATCAATGTCATATAATGGATTATAAATTCTATTTTTAATGTACATGTTTCATGTTTTTATCTAAGAGAGGATTGGGCTCGATTGGACTTGTTGTATATGGGTCTAGAAAGTCAAAATTGACATCTTTTTCTAGTAGACGTGGTAGAGAAAGCATGGGAGAAGATTCACATTCCCATTCAGATATCTTGTCTCCAATTTGTTTAACAAAAATGTGATGATGATGATGATGATTTTTTCTGCGGAAAGTTTTTCAAGGATAAAAAGGAAATGAGCAGAAAGTTGAGGTTGCATGCAGTCAGCAAAAGCTTTGAGTTCCACACAGAATTTTCAGACAAAACACGTTATGTTCTTAGTTGTGTGGATGAAAGATGCAGTTGGAGTTTCGTGCAAAATCAGTTAAAGGATCTCAGAGTTTTATTGTTCGCCATTATGTATCTAAAAATACTTGTAAAACTTCTCTGAGAAGTGTTAGTCATCGGCAAGCTACTGCGAAACTGTTGGGAACTATGGTCAGCAATCATTATGAAGGAGGAAAGATTGGGCTGAAACCTAAACAGATCATGGAAAAAGCTAGAAAAGATCATGGTGTTGTGATTTCATATTCAAAGGCTTGGAGGTCTCAAGAGCACGGCCAAGATATAGCTAGGGGTACTCCTGATGACAGTTATGAAGCTTTGCCCAGCTGGTTTCACATGATAAAAGAAAATAATCCAGGTTCTGTGACTTTTATCGAAGTTGATTCTGTTGGGAAATTCAAATACGCATTTTTGTCGCTTGGTCCATCTATCAGAGGGTTTAAGTTGATGAGGAAGGTACTTTCTGTTGATGGTGCCCATCTGAAATCAAAGTATAAAGGGACTCTACTTGTTGCCACATCACAAGATGGTAATTTTCACTTGTATCCTATAGCTTTTTCTATAGTTGATTATGAGAATGATGCCTCATGGAGTTGGTATATGAAATGTCTGAAAACCATTATTCCTGATGAAGAGGATTTGGTTTTTGTCTCTGATCGTGCAACCTCTATTGAAAACGCTCTTTTATATCATTATCCGTTTGCTCACCATGGAATCTGCGTCTTTCACTTTGAAAAGAATGTCCAGGACAATTTCAAGAGTTCAACATTTGTCCTTTTGGTTGTTGAAGCTGCTTATGCCTACACCAAGGATGATTTTGATTGCTATTTTCATGAGATTGAGGCGTCCGACATTGTATTAGCAGATTGTCT is a genomic window containing:
- the LOC106302374 gene encoding uncharacterized protein LOC106302374, with the protein product MVSNHYEGGKIGLKPKQIMEKARKDHGVVISYSKAWRSQEHGQDIARGTPDDSYEALPSWFHMIKENNPGSVTFIEVDSVGKFKYAFLSLGPSIRGFKLMRKVLSVDGAHLKSKYKGTLLVATSQDGNFHLYPIAFSIVDYENDASWSWYMKCLKTIIPDEEDLVFVSDRATSIENALLYHYPFAHHGICVFHFEKNVQDNFKSSTFVLLVVEAAYAYTKDDFDCYFHEIEASDIVLADCLRKANFRKWSRAYSPANRFNIMTSNLAESINSLLKVSRFTERREQGVRHMHPVTFDVGNKMKELYDFTSRFLEVSKINDSEFEVKGDTRDQVVNFQTRYCSCFVSDVEKFPCAHAIVAAKARNKHENDYVDDFFSNERFTLAYSESIYPVGDKAYWDIPPPCSFVCLSPSIYTLS